The following is a genomic window from Patagioenas fasciata isolate bPatFas1 chromosome 1, bPatFas1.hap1, whole genome shotgun sequence.
TAGGACTGTTTGCCAAACAGGGCGGTGTACAAGGCAAATAGGATCAACAAGCTCTGGCTCTTGCTGCTTAGGTAGATGGTATCTCTTGGGGTTTTGAGCTGCGAGATCTGTTGAGCCATGTCAAATGACAGATTTAACTTAAATCCTGTTTTATAAAGTTTGCTGGACCTTTTATAAACCCTTTATAAATCTTATCAGTGATCTACCAAGTCATTTCATCTTCTGGAAAGAACTGGAAGCACAGGAATTCAAGAGGGGCTATTGAATTAAATGAATGCAAAGGTCTCAATAAGTAGCCAGAAAATATATTTCTCCAAAAACCATTTCCAACCATATGTTTTCATAATCAAGTCCTTGACTACGTCATCTCCAACcaaccagaaatttcaaatgctaTTTGAGCTAGATGCATCAGGAGAAACTAGGCATTCAAATGCCTTGTTTTCTGCCAAAGTCCAGTGTTTATGGGTCACCAGTATTCATGTAGCCTCCACTTAACCCTTTAGCATGGGACCAATCCCAGGTCTCTCAAATCCTTGGCTGGGTGCCAGAATTATTGGACTTCTCAGTAAAATGGTGGTTTCTTTGTGGGGGGTATGTGCAGTTGGATTAGGCGTGTCAGAGAAGGTCTCAGCCTGAGGCAAGAGGGAATGCCTGTTTccaggatgctgagggagctttTGTATAGGATGGACCTTGAGCAGGTCAGCAAGCAGTTAAGGTCCCACCCAGCCCCAGAAGCTtggggtctgtccctgcagatgcaGCCAGAGAGGAGTTCAGCTGCTTGTAGGGTGCAGTGGGAGTTTTGTGAATGGCAGTGGGTCGAAGGGATGGACACAGAAGGCATCAGTGGTGGAGTGTAGGGATGCCACCTGCTCCTTGTGCATTGAAACCTCAGCGCAGAAGGGTCTCTTGCTACTACATTTTAATATGTGAACACAGAGGAACGAGGTTAATGCGTTTATTCAATATGGctggtgaaaaaaatttaagACTACCCTCTCTGTGTAACTATCTTGACTGCTAACCAGCTCCTTCAGTTAGAGTCGGCATCAGCGCGAACGCAATTTCCATGCATTGTTTCAATCTGGAAATGAAACAATTTTCATTAATGGAAACCTGGTTCTCAAGCAGAACAATTAGACCCACTTCAGGTTGAAAAAAGATAAAAGCATGCTAATTTGGATGGAGGACTCTTCTTTCAAGGCAGCCAATTGAGTCATCAGCCTGCCACCCACCTGACCGTCTGACAGGTAATTAGGAGATAGTCCTCTTTTTGTGTGAAGCCTGTGCCTAAACCTCCGCACGCTGGAGTCACTGCCCATTGGGACTTCCAGAGCAAAGCTAGTCAGTGGCAAAAGAGAGTGGAGAGCACGTTTGTCAGCCTCTGCCCAACGAACTGTCTTGTTTTCATTCAATTTAGCTTatgattttttgtctttttagcaGCTACCTGAAGTTTCTGGCAGGAAAGTCGTCATGGCAGACCTGGGCTGCAAAAAGCCCAGCGACTGCACCATCTCCAGGCTACTCAGCGTAGTGGAGAGCGAACTCCGGGCGGGCAGAGACAAAGGCGACCCAACTGAGAAACAGCTCCAGGTTGTCTTGGAGGATGCGACGCTCTGGCAGAGATTCAGGGAAGTCACTAATGAGATGATCGTGACCAAGAACGGCAGGTGAGTGATCTGCTCAGTGCTGTGGGCTAAGTGTGGGTGACAGCCGGGGGGGTTAACAGCTATAAGAGTAAACTGTGTGTGGAGACTCAAAAGAATCTCAATGAAGCCATAGCAGTTCTCTCTCTGTAGCCTCAGAGTCACCTAAAACCAGCATATGGACAGAACAGGGTGTTCCTGCTCTTTTTTGGTCACTGCCAAAGCGCTCCTGCCACCTTTTATTCCTGCTTGTGAAACTTGCTGGGAAAATACATTGACTGACTTAAGATTACACAAAAAGGGAACTTTTGCAAGGGAATAGATGGTACTTCTCAAAGCCTTTCAAATGATGTCTTATACCAATAATCATCAGCTTTTATTAGCAAGTCCTTACCCGTAGACATCAAATTACTGTACAGAAGTAGATTGCTGTTGTtatccccagctgcagttcctgtCTCTCTACCCTTGGGTATTAACAGCTTCTACAACAGCTTGCACTAGAAAGGGGTACAATAAACCTGTGCCCTACGTGGCACATATGTGCAGTCTGGATTGCATGGTCCCACAATTGTATTGCTTCGTAGTTGTTGCTGGTGCCCTCAGAAACAAGTGTGGAATATTGGTTAACACAGTTTTAGTAAGACAAAAATGTTGTGACGAAAATAGATCACGTCTTACTATTCAGGTAACACCGAAAGGCACAGGAAAAGGGTGCAAAGCCTGGCAAGAAGGATGTTAATTCTGAATCAGATGCTGGATTGAAGAAGGTTCTGCAGAGAGGTTCTGCTCTGAACTGGACTGACAACAGGGTCCAGCCCATATCAGACAGGCAGCTACTAAAATAAGGTTCACCAGCAGAGTGGTGCTAAGGTTTTTATTTCATCTACACTCACCTCTCCTCTACTGTTCCTCCCCTCATCCCCAACAGACACACATTTCTTTTGCAAGACATCTCAGGAGATCTGTGTAGGAGAGAGAAATTAAGAGatggagaaaaatatttacttatgTGACTTTTGTGAATTTTGCAGACTTTTATTTAGCAGAATTTGTGGACAATATCACTGTTGATTGTAGATTGGCAAAGGATGCAGATGAAAGCAgttcacagaaaaaaatctaGTCTGTTGGCTCAGCAATGTTATTCTGTTGAGAGAACAGCTACCTTCCCAAAACACAAGCTCTTGCTGTAACACAGCCTATCGCCATTCTGATTCCTCCTAATTACCTGTAGGGTTAGAAATCTTCTCCCGAGATTCTCTTTACACCGAGAAGCTGCTTTTGCTTCatttaaattgctttaaaaactGTTGTTAGGCTACAGCAAACTTCTGAGTGGACTTTTACTTAGTGTATGGTAGCTTGAGCTGACTTCTTAGCAGCATGAGTGACCAAAATGAGGTAAGATAAGTTTGCCTCTAATTAGTTAAATTGATAGAAAGAATTGCACCTTACCAACAggattttttcagtttctttcagCTAATGTAAATCATTATTAAATGGTGATACCAGTTTCTCTAAAATGTCTAGGTGAGTGCATAGATAAAATCTTTTTATGATGATCAAGGAATCTTTCATTATTTGAATATGCCTGGTTACTTTCTATTTCATTGTGTAAACTTCCTAATTTTCCTTTATTCTAACTAACATGTTCCTTATCAGCTCGATCTTATTTTTCCTAAAGCAAGTGACAACTCTAGTGATGTCAGTGACGGAAGGAACAGGTTATTTACAATCAAACTACAGCAAtctcaaaataaaaatttataaaAGTATGTTACACTGTTATCTGCATAAATCCCTTTAACAAAGTTACTGTAGCATCAGAGACTGCGAAAAAGGATCTCTTGCATTTCTGAAAGTATCTTCCATACCAAACACATCAGCGCACCGAGAAATGGAGGCAGTAGCCTGCAGCAAAACTCTCTAAACATCTCCCTGCATCTCAAAAGGAGACAAAGTTGAGAGAGTTTCCTATGAGGGCTGACGTGGGTGTTTTTAGGTTCAGGATTTTTAAGTGATTGTCTCCAGAAGAATCCTTAATAGAAAAAATATTGATCTAATTCTGATGCTGTTCAAATCAGTAGAACTAACTCAGTCATTCTTGCTCAAAGAGATAAGAAAGCTTTTGAAAACTGTGTTCTATGATTAATGAGAAAAGCCAGTCTGAGCTCCTGCATGAGGAAACTAAGGCAAGTTTTTGTGGACACATTGTTAACAAAATTCAGAAATTAAACTGAAACCTGATGCAGGAGCATCCCTGAGAACGAAAGGCTGATTGATTAGTGATCCTCATGTGTAAAATTCTAGCATGCACAATTCTATCTGCTGTGATTGAGCCATCTCTAATTGGTACTGAGAGTCCTAAAATGTTATAATTAGATCAACCAACTTCAGTGTTAATACACATGTAGCTCTCTGTTGCTGTATTGTACTTCATCGCAATCATCACCTGCCATAGTAATATGCCCAGGTGCACAGGGAAGATGGACATATTCTGAACAGGACAGGCACCAGAGAAGTTAAATCACATGCTATATTACAAAATACATCCCAACGGATGCAGTTGATTTGATGGGAATCAGTCTCTTTACTCAGATTTATTGTATTGGGTTGGCATTTTAATGTCAAACACTCTCTTTTCTGACTGAGCAAGTTGTCTCTCCCAGTGTTTATACCATATTATCTATGTAGTACCCTCAGACTTTGCAATTCACGTTACTTCCTGAAGGCAGGAAGGTTCCACTCCTCTCCTTCAGTGGATCAGTGCAGGAAAACGTGAGTGGTGGGTAAGACGCCCTTTCCAGGCTTAAATACTAAAGCAACTTTACTGGTTACTACACATTCAAGTTTGATATCCAATGTCTTCCCACTCAAGTTCTGTGCTGTGGAACAATTGTGGCAGATCTGTTCTAAATAAATTGAAAAAGTTGAAGTGCTCAGCTATTGCAGTAGTGGAGATCATGTGTGCACCAACCTGAGTGTTGAAACCAACATTCTGGCTGAAACAAATATAAAGAAATCATCATGTgccatgctgaaaaaaaaaaggtaaatgtgATCGTAACGGTAAAGTCACTTAATTAGCAGAAGAAGTGAGATGGTAGGTTTTCCATCGTTAGAATCTGTACCGTCGAGACATGCTGGTTCAAGTGAGGTGGGGATTAAATGTGTGTGAAGCAGAGGTTAACGCAGGGAAGTGCTATAATCTCTGTGATACGGGAGGTTAGGGTTGATGATGACTGTACTCTCTTCCGGCATTAGTGTATAGGTCTTTTGGGGATAAGCTCAGTCCTCGCAAGTGGAGAGGGAGAGAAGTCTATGTTGTGGGCAGATGAAGTAACAATCTATATGTAACACAAATAGTTCTGAGAAATCTAGTGAAATTAAATCTTTACATGGATGAATTTCCCCCCTACTTCAATTTCAGCTAAATATGTGTTACTTTGAAGACTGGCTGTAGGGGGTCTGGGAGGTACATGGAGCAATGCATCCAGACTTTTTATCATATTCCAGTTTGATAGATGGTGCATCCTGGTCAGGAAGACACATTAAATGTAGCATAGAAATCCTTGGGTAAGCTTCTATTTAATTAGAAAGATCATGATTCAATATATCTTTCTCAATGTTACACAGGCCCTACATCACCAAGTATTGATATTAGATGAAAAATCTCAGTTTTCTCAAATCATATATTTTCCTGTGAGCAGAAGGTGTTGAATGTATACAGCAAGAACGATATAAAGGTGTCCAGAAAGGTAAGTGGTGAGTGGGATGTTGTAGGAGCACAAGAGACTGTCAGCAGCTGAGGGCCATTGGAAAGTGTGGCTGTGGGGAGAGAGGCTTTTGGTGTCCCTAGAGACAGCTTGGAGTTTCTGTGCTCTTCTGTATTTTGGGTGTCTTGGATTGCTACCTAAGCCTAGAAATCTACAAACCTCAGGCAATTGCTGTGGTTGTTTGGTATAACCAGTCTCTCTGTACCCATCGAGAAAAGGCGCTTGAAGCTTCATTGACTTGTGTGTAAAGATGTGGCACGGCAAAATGACAACTGCCAGGAGAGGCTGGTACGGAGGTGTCTCGGGCAGGGAGACCTCTTACTCATGTAAGAAGAACGCAGAAGGTGATATGTAAGAGCTACAATAATCCTCCATATAAACTACGTGTATTCTTTGACAAACTAAGAAACTTAATGAATAGAACTTAATGAATAGGATACCTTTGTTGGGACACCCCTCTGTTCTGCTAACCACAATTTTTCCCCAGTTCCTGACACTATTGGAGCCCTACTAACTTTATGACTGTAGACTTCCAAGCACCGAGACACCCATTCAGGGCTGTGTGGTGTGGATCACAAGTACTGGGGCAAACAGAAAAGTGCTGAAAGCCTAACTGAGCTGCTGCAGATCTCCTTTACAAgagacaaaataataattaaaagggGATTGAGAAAAGGTGGCATTCAGACCTTTAAGCACAAAAGGAGCATTTTCCCAAAACTAAACAAAGACAGGGTTTCAGTTTTAAATGCACAAGATGGTGGGAAGGCTGGATGATGGATGTCTAGAGCTTAGTACAGGACAATGTTGCATCTGAGGTGAAACTAAAAGCAGAAGAACCTGAACAAACTGATGAGGTCAAGGAATACGGAAGAATAGAACCAAATTACTGAAAGAATTGCCAAGTGCAAGGTCTAATGTCAAGGATTTTAACCAGACTTCTCAAACTGGAGATTTAGGTAACAATAGTGGGACAGCAGGTGAATGCTTGCACTTAAGAAAGGGAGAAAACACATTTCAGCTAACTACAGGCTTTTAAATATATCCCTATTATAAGAATTCAGGATGTATTTTGAAGGAAAGAGTAATTAAACACGTGGAAGACAATGGAAAATTAGATAAAAAAGCATTTTATTAAATTTAAGTCATGCCAGATTAACATGATACAACCCTGATAaagtaaaaaaagtatttttagacAAGGAAAATGTAACAGACCTATTAGATCATTTAGAACAGCACTACGTGGAAACCATCACTCAAGTGGGAGACATCAGGGAAAGGAGAGAAACCTTTTGTATAGTGTAGTATGGTTAATAAGTCTAACTGGAGTCTGATGAGTACGTGGCTGGGATTATGTCCTGAGTACTGGAGACTGCAAGATCATTTCAGAAGATATAACCAGCATCAGACAAGGTGGGAGCTGGCCACTGGTCAGAGTATGGTGGCGTGTGTCGGGGGAATCCAAGAACCAGAGAGGTGCGCTTTATATCAGGATGTTGCAGTTAATGCAGTAAATCTGTGGTTCAGCTCCACCTTCTCAGTCATTTTCAACTCTGTTCGATCCTGTTCATGCCTTCTTGTCCCACACCTAAGGATGTGTTCAGCATGTCCAGATACTATACACAGTTCATTATGTTCATAACTCTTGGCATGATCAAGACCTTAGTGCCCTACTTTAGAGGTAacgtgttgtttgtttgtttttccaaatgattgaacaaataatgaaataaaggaTTAACCTTTAAGAGGTTTCTTCAGAtagatggaaggagggaagattttttttacaTTGACCTGGTCACAAACATAATGAGCAGTCTTCAAAACCAGTTCCCAGCagtgtctcttttttttgtttcctggccAGACGGATGTTCCCTGTTTTGAAGATCAGTGTGTCGGGCTTAGACCCAAACGCCATGTATTCTTTCCTGTTGGACTTTGCCCCAACTGATGGCCACCGCTGGAAGTACGTCAATGGAGAATGGGTGCCGGCTGGGAAACCAGAGCCACCAAACCACAGCTGTGTCTACATCCACCCAGATTCTCCCAACTTTGGGGCCCATTGGATGAAAGCTGCCATTTCCTTCAGCAAAGTCAAACTTACCAACAAGCTTAATGGGAGTGGGCAGGTATGGCCTGATGTTTCCCCATACACCTCTTGGCTTCAATTGCAAGCACCTACCAATCAAGAAATATCAAGGGTGCATTTATGTAATTATAGAGGCCCTTACAGGCCTCTTCACCCATAGATGCCAATTATTCTCTGGAGGCCAAATGTAAACAGGAATAAACAGGCCTTAATTGGCGCTTTCAGATTTTAATGGACTTCTTGATGTTAAGAGAGACAGAGTGCTGTGGTTTACTTAATCATCAGGGGGCTTTTCAGAGTTGGTCTTGTGTGCTGGGGATTTTTACATAGGACttcagagaaggaggaaaaatggtCACGGGTATTAGGTTTTTGTTGTGTTCCCCAATGTTGTTTGGTGTAAGTGGAATGTTGGCAGGAGTCAGATAGCAGAATAAAAGGCTGCTCCTAAATGAAATAATTACTATGTCTGCTTCTGCATCATGATAATTATCAATATTCTATTGAATCAGCTTTGGCCTTTGGAAAGAAACCACATGTACCAGAAATAAGTGACTTTCTCTTTGAACCccttaaaaatgcaaaaaggaaaattagttttgttttgtattttatttttgatgATGCATCTAAAGGTAAAATGTTGCACAAgaccttttgtttgcttgtttgttttgtacaAAACTCCCACATTGGATGATACTTGTCAGCCCAGAATCAATTCCTTTCACGTAAATATTATATGTACTCTATCTGCTATTTCCATTAGGTTTGTGAGGTACCTCCATAAGCCTAGTACCCTAATTAGGTAGGAAATTATCTGCATTTTTACAGACTGGAGAACAGAAAGATGACCTGACTTGTCCTAAGTCACACACGGAATCAGCACACAAGATTTATTGTGGAACATAGAATGGGATCTGAATTTGCAAATTCTTGTCCCGCATCCAGGATCTCAGAAAAGTCAAAGGCCTCAGAAAAGTATGCATAGGGTAAAAAAGCTACAGGAAACCAACTTGGAGGGTCAGAGATaccctggggaaaaaaaccaagtaACAAACAAGCCACAGGGGTACATGATGTGTATATATGGTGAAGTCgataggaaaaaaatagaaagcaaggaaggaaaagccGATTGAGAAACAGAACCCAAGCCGATTGAGAAACAGAACCCAAGCCGATTGAGAAACAGAACCCAAGCAAAAGTCACTAAGTAAATATCACTAAATATCAAACATCTGAAGGTCTCCTGGATTTCTTTTGTAGTCTTGACAACAATGTTAAGGTAAGCTGTGCCCTCACTCTGTGCTTCAGCTTCCCCTTTTGTGGTGTTATTAGAAGGCAAAAGCTAACAATCAGTGCTTTATGCTAATGGTTGTGTTCTTTCACATATATGTGCACACAGCAGTtccaaaagtattttcttttcagtatctCTTTTTCTGGCAGTAGAGAGAATTAAACAATATAATTGACTTCCTGAGAAAGGTGTGTTTTGGAATTGATGCTATTCACAGCTTTGAATGCCAAGTTATAGACACCCACCGAGGCTTGTTCAGGTACACTTCATCTTGCCCAAAAAGATGACAAGGTGTGTGCCTCAGCTCTCTCCTGGCCTTGAGCTCTGTGATGGTGATGCTGAGTCTTTCAGAAGGTAGAAGCAGGACGGGGATTGCCCCTTAAACTGTTTCAACAGCCTCTAGTGCAGTGGAAGCCCAATGGTTTAAAGGCCGTAGCTGCTAACACAGATATTCACTGATGTTGCTGTGTCAAAAGCTTTAAATCCAAGCCCAGTGAAGTTTCATTTTGCTCAGCCCTGTGGTTCATCAGAAGGGAGGGAGGTGCCTGTCCTCCTGCTCTCAGTGATCACAGGCTGGGGAGGTTGAGCAGTGACATCTGGTCTGTTGTCGAGCCAGAGGAtaagagcagctgtgggtggcACTGAGGTCTATCTGTCTGTTTCATTTTCTGCAGATCATGTTGAACTCCCTGCATAAATATGAGCCCCAGGTACACATAGTTCGTGTAGGAGGCCCCCACCGGATGGTGATGAACTGCTCCTTCCCTGAGACACAGTTCATAGCTGTGACTGCCTATCAAAATGAGGAGGTAGGTGGACTCCATGCTGTGCTCTTGGTCACCATTAGTGAGATATATTTAAAAGCTTATTAACTACAAGATCTGCATGGACAGACTGCTTCTTTTCTTGTTTCCCCACCAGTCCCATGCACTATAATACTCCATCCATTCTAATACTCTGTCTTTTCTCTGTAGTAGAACATCATCTAATCTAGTGTCTGGCTGCTGTTCTAAGCCAGGTTTAGCTTAATATCCTGCCACAGCTATTCCAGACTGGTCCATCTGTCCTGGCATCCCAGTCCcttaccagaaaaaaaaccaaatccctACAGTCAAGTCCAGTATCTTTCTGCAGCAACAACTGATAATTATAATGATAATCCTCTCTCTCCCCACTCTTTGTAATACACACAATTGCAGAACAGTGCAATTGTGCATGGGAAAATTTAATCCAAACTCCAGAATTGTAACTGAGGGATGCTTTGGTTTGTGACAATTACTAACTTGTGCGACGTCCCTTAACTAGTGTTGCTGCAGATTTGATTCATACTTGGAGTGAATTCAGTGTTTAAACTCTCTTGAAAGGGTCCAGCATCGCATGGGATTTCCCAGACTGGACCATGCCATGAGGCTGCCCCGACGGGTGTTCTGCCCATGGCACTGACCAGTGCACATTGCCTTGCAACAAGCAAAGTGCTCTCACAACCAGCCCTGGAAAACATCGTATGTGGGGATATATTTTTGTAGGGGTAACCATGTCAGTTCCACTTAGATTACTCTGCAAGATATTTTTTCAAGTCTCTATTCCAAACTGCGTTCACTAACATGCCTTGTTTTCTGTAAACTCAAGATAACAGCTCTCAAAATCAAGTATAATCCCTTTGCCAAAGCCTTCCTGGATGCAAAAGAAAGGTTAGTCCTTTTTTTGCTGATGATATGGTTAAAACTGTGGCATCAAAATGAGAAAGATAAATAATGTAACTTAAATTTGTTTCTGCTGTCTTAAATCCTGAGTCActgcactgaaatcagtgggaataCTCTCTGTATAATTATTACCACAATAGGGTCTGAAATGGGCAAATATCCTTTTGGGGTTCCTAGGACTTAGTACTGTCTACACAGGAAGCCTGAAATAAGTTGATGTGAATTTCCCCAGCAATGTTACATACTGCATATGTTCACCACTTTGTACTTACACTCCAATGAATCCCATAATTTAATAGCTCCGGGAGAATAACAGCTAACTGCAGATGTCAAAAAGCATAAATAAAGTGAAGTTGCACTGTAACTGTAGCATAACTACACTGCTGTTATTAAACCTGTGTGATAATGTATGATGTGTTTATTAGAGGTAACCTATAGGTGCTCACTATATAAGACGTTAGAGGTGCTTCCATTGGAAATGAATTGTGGTTTACCTTTCACAGGGTTACTTGCCATCAGCCATGCTAATGCAGCGGGGCATCCAAATGATGCGTTCTGGTCCATAACTGCTAGTAAATTTGGTTTGGACCTGCTGCATCTTCTGACATATTAAGTGTCGCACTTGCCTGCCGGAGAGTCTGTGTTTCTTTCCATACCTCTCAGCACTTAGGAAGCTGCTGTGTCTCAGGGTCAGGGTTTCCAGCTGCTTTGGTTTGGGCAGGAGGCCAGGCTTAGCCTCGTGGCACAAGCAGGAAAGGTGCCCACAGGTAGATTTAGAATTCCAGGTTCTGCCACCAAATTTGGCACAAATTTAGGAGAATTTCTATGCATGCCATGAAACATAAATCCCTGCTTCTTTATGGAACAGTGCAGAAAAGTCTACTGCTGCCTATCAAGTGGCTAAAGACAATGGAATTCCCTCCTTTTTAGCTTACTTTCCATTTCTTTAGTGATTAGTTCTGGTTTTAactttcttttgtattttctcGATGAGAAGTTTTACCAGTAAgtattttgcttttcagaaaccacCCCAAGGATGCTCCAGAAACAACCTCTGAAGGTCAACATATGACATATTCTCACTGTAAGGTTTTTATTCACGTGGGATGGAATTTCTGGGAACCTGGGACTTGCTTAAATGGGTCATACTGATTGTTTACTGAGTCCTGAATCGTGATCATAGAAAGGGAAtctttttctaaaagaaaaaaaaagggggaaaaaaatgcaataaacatCACAGGAAGAAATAATGCAACAGTTTCTGCAGAGTGATAATTTTCCTTATACATATGTAACTTTCCTGTAATCCAATTTTTCAATATTACAAGGAATAGAGAAACAAGATAATAGATGACATTTTTAGGGATTTCTCCCCCCCGCTTTTTTAAATATCAGTGAATATTTTTAGTCACCTATAAGATTCCCTTTCACTGGCAAACAAgtcaaaaaaaaagggaggaacaGAGGCTGTGTTAATTTTAATGATggttcatttttctttaatttgttctttgacatttatgacatTCTCTGTCAGTTGTTTTTAGGGTTGGCCGTTTGTGTGTTTTTgcagggctttttgtttgtttatttgttcggctttgttttgggttttttttttgtttttttttttttgattgccaGTTGG
Proteins encoded in this region:
- the TBX19 gene encoding T-box transcription factor TBX19 isoform X1, translated to MADLGCKKPSDCTISRLLSVVESELRAGRDKGDPTEKQLQVVLEDATLWQRFREVTNEMIVTKNGRRMFPVLKISVSGLDPNAMYSFLLDFAPTDGHRWKYVNGEWVPAGKPEPPNHSCVYIHPDSPNFGAHWMKAAISFSKVKLTNKLNGSGQIMLNSLHKYEPQVHIVRVGGPHRMVMNCSFPETQFIAVTAYQNEEITALKIKYNPFAKAFLDAKERNHPKDAPETTSEGQHMTYSHSPHTPHGCERYSALRGHRAAPYPPSYVQRNHSPTVNLLESSSNNLQVFSGHDSWTLPSSPHANLLSVPHTKGAASPGPSHYPCLWTVSNTAVNVTSPGSEVNSSPSSMFLRGNVPLPASSSVQIPLQGAVSGSMETQGETALARLADPAWTSSNAF
- the TBX19 gene encoding T-box transcription factor TBX19 isoform X2; the protein is MADLGCKKPSDCTISRLLSVVESELRAGRDKGDPTEKQLQVVLEDATLWQRFREVTNEMIVTKNGRRMFPVLKISVSGLDPNAMYSFLLDFAPTDGHRWKYVNGEWVPAGKPEPPNHSCVYIHPDSPNFGAHWMKAAISFSKVKLTNKLNGSGQIMLNSLHKYEPQVHIVRVGGPHRMVMNCSFPETQFIAVTAYQNEEITALKIKYNPFAKAFLDAKERNHPKDAPETTSEGQHMTYSHLSGWLISNPETMCASGSSNYQYAGPLPLPAPHTPHGCERYSALRGHRAAPYPPSYVQRNHSPTVNLLESSSNNLQVFSGHDSWTLPSSPHANLLSVPHTKGAASPGPSHYPCLWTVSNTAVNVTSPGSEVNSSPSSMFLRGNVPLPASSSVQIPLQGAVSGSMETQGETALARLADPAWTSSNAF